The sequence AAAGGTGCTGCCCTGAGATGTGTTGCGAAGGCAGCCCCGCAGGGCGCTCAGCCCAGCCAGGTCCAGCAACCTCCCGTCCCCAGCCAGGAGCGCAGGCGCACGCGGGAGGTGAGAGCATCTGCTCAGGTAAAGGGACCCGATCAGGGACCTTGCCAAAAGGGATgacaaggaaaagagggagatgATGAATGAAGCGTACAGAGACACAGACCTGGCCAACAAATGATAGCGGAGATAAGTGTAATAAACCAACCTCATCACTCATAATATCGCTGGGCTATGACAAATCTGCAGGCATCACTTCAGAAAGGGGCCAGCCCGGCTTTTGCGACTGTAAGGATGCAAAGCCGGGGATCCCAGATACTGGGGGGTGTCAGTGGAAGTATGTGAACAGCTAAAGGCACGTGCGGTGGAAGGGAATCAGGGAGGACAAGGTGGGGGACAGACAGAAAGGGGTGTAAAAGGGACCAGTTGCGGGTAAAACGGAGCCAGTCAGTGCGCTTGGCTGGCTGGCGAGTCGGAGTCCCCAGGTCCAGGCAGGGGTATCAGGCAGGCGGAAGGTCCACGCTGGTGTCTGGGAGGCCCCCGAATGTGGGGTGCCTGTGGGCTGAGTGTGTGAGTGCTGCGTGTTTGCGGCAAGCATCAAGCTGGACCAGCTGGCGAGCTGAGGACCCGTGGGGAAGGCGAGAGGGCCGGGGTCTGGGCAAGGTGCTGGGCAGACAGAGGGGCCGTGCTTCTGCTTGAGGGATCTGCAAATGTGCACGTAAACGCAGAGAGTGTCGCGTGTGTGCCTGCACTAGTgacctcctgcctctgccagccccGGGGACGTGGCTGCCTGTGCTGGTGGGTAATGTGGGTCCTGCAGGTGGGTGCTGTTCGACcggctctgtgtgtgtgtgtgtctgggaTAACTTCGTCACTGGTCGACCCTGAGACAGGAggttcagcagcagctgcttgcGTATACTGGATGCGAGCAGCAGCCCCCACCGTGCCATGCCCGTGCCACCATGCGACGGTGGTCCCTGACTGAGTAGTCCCTGCTGAGCCAGTCTGTCCCCAGCCGTGCCTTCCCAGGCCCCTGTCCCAGCGCCAGGCAGCAGAGCCACCTGGCAGCAGGTGCCCTCAcactctgctttgctttgtgctCGACCGGTGGCTTTCAGAGTGATCTGACAAAGCAGAGTGGGTGCCGCCTCCCAAGTTCCCTAAGAGCAGGGGTGAGGCCATCACCCCTGGGCACATGAAAAGCTGCCTAGAGAACAAAGAGGTGGGATGCAAAGCCCAGCACCTGCTGTCCCCCATTTACCAGTTGAGCAATCGAGGCAACACGTGCCCTGCAAACATCTCCACCCTGAAACCCATTGGCAGCGTGACAAGTCTGGGCAAGCAGTGCCTGTAAGGAGCCAGACCTCTTCCCTCATCACAATACGCAGCCTGGACACCCAGAGCGCGGCCACTGGTCTGTAGCTGGTGTCCCCAAATGACATCCCACTGGGCTGGAGATGCACATGGTGCCACTGACCTAGAAGGGCTTTAAGCTACAGGAAAACAGAGCCTTTTCCAGCGGTGCAGCAGGCTCTTATCACCTACCTGCAGCTGGCCAAAGGGAGGGGAGACGCGACAGATCCCGTGATACAAACAGGACAGAGGCACTGCAGGAACGTTGAGAGGGAACTCCCAAATTCAAGTGTTAGATGAGGTCACACGCCCGCCAGCAGCTTCAGGGCACGGGAGACTGTTGCCAAGAggagggaaggtggcagctccaGTGGTGTGATCCCCCCCAGTGAGGTGAAGGTGCTGGACTCCCAGCTGTGCTCTCCAGACCACTCCAGCCCCTCTGGACCTTGATCTGTGCACTCGAACAAGCTGGAAATGCTTTTCAAGCCCCCTCCAGCCATGAGCTGCTGAGGAGATCAGGGGAGTGGAGAGCAGTCTGAAGACCTTCAGACCCATCCAAAACCTCCTTTCCTGGAGCCAGCCTGCAGGTGAGTGCTGGCTGTCTAAAAAGTGCCTGAATGCTGTGACTTCTCCAtcattccttctgcttctttgtCATCTTTAGGCAGTCTCTGAATCTTGTAATTTCCACTTTCAACAGGGAATCCTGCCTCCCCACCTGTTGATTTTCTGCAGATGTGCTGGAATCCAGgatggagagagaagagagtgAGACCCTGGCCAATGAGGTGGAAGAGATGAGTGGAAGAGGTGGGTTTTcagcagggaaaaggagggggaaCTGTCCTCTGTTGAGGAGAAAAAATGCATCCTGCTTCTGCTGTGGAAGAGCTATTTAGGGTCAAAGCACCCGGGGCTTGTCCCAGCCTGGGCTTGTCATGGGGTTGAGACTTGGTGGCTGCAACACCCCCAGCTGAATTCCTCGTGCTTATCTGTAGACCACACCACCAACACCAGAGACACCTGAGCTGCCATCCTTGGCTCCCTCCATTgcccacagaaagaaacaggaatcTGGGGCCATGGGTCATTGGTCCTGGGGTATCATCTACAGCGGTCTGCACTGGTTTGTGCCCAGACGTGCCTGTTTTGTTCTGGCAGCACTAGAGACACCCAAGCTCAGGtgcaggtgtctgcacagcagaTGTGCACCCATCCACTCAGGTGCATCCTCCTCCAGGAAACTGAAGTCTCCTTGGCCAGGGATCGCATGGAAGCTCCTGGATGAGGAGCAGGGGCAGGATCAGGGCGGCTCTGAGTCTGGGGCAGTCCAGCAAGAGGGGGTTTCCCACCCCACCCTGGACATCTCTGGGCAGGGGAAAGGAAATTGCCCTCTCCCTTCTCTTGCTGGGGTGGATGCAGCCCCGATGCACCCCTGGGGCTGCCTGTCCTgagcagcttctcctcctctgtccccagccGACGTGACCCTGGACCCAGACACCGCCAACCCCTTCCTCATCCTGGCTGGCGACCAGCGAGGCGTGGGACGGGGGGATGAGTGGTCTTCGCTGCCCGACAACCCCGAGCGGTTCGACACGGAGCCGTGTGTGCTGGGCAGCCAGGGCTTCACTGCAGGGAGGCACTGCTGGGAGGTGGAGGTGGCCAAGGCAGGGGACTGGTGGGCTGTGGGGGTGGCCCAGGAGTCTGTCAGGAGGAAAGGGGTCCTCAGTTTTACCCCCCAGGAGGGGATCTGGGCCGTGGGGCAGTGGTTTGGACAATACCATGCTTTCACTGATCCTGACTGGACCCCCCTGCACCTTGCCTGTCTCCCCAGGGCCATCCAGGTCTGCCTGGACTTCACAGACAGGCAGGTGGCATTTGCTGATGCTGAAAACAAAGCCCCaatctttgctttctgcctgGCTTCATGTCCTGGGGAGAGGCTATGCCCATGGCTCTGGGTGGGGATGGACTCGTGGCTCAAGCTGTGTCCTTGACGCGGAGGGAGCGTGGGTAGCAGGAGGGGAGACTGGAAAGGCAAACACCATCGTCTTGGGGCTTGGTGCTGGGAACTGGGAGGGTCCTGCGTCCtgccagcctctcctcacatgGTTCCTCTGGCCACCAAGTGGGAGGACTGTCAGGTCTTGGAGATGGACACCGCCAAAGAGGCTCCTTCATCCCCACCACCTCACAATGGTGTGTGGGGGTCCCCAATCCCAGGGACCTTGTTTTGTCCTCTCCTGCTAACTCCTGCTCTTAGCAGAAGAAAAGGTGAACATAGGCAAAGGGGAACATTGCCTGGGTCCAGTCTAGATTTCTTCTCCAGCCATATTGCTGGCTAGACCCTACTCAGTTGTCACCTTTGTGGTGACAgctgggcacaggcagcagcactggTCTCCTCCAGTAGCTGGAAAGAGTCGCAGCACTGGGTCAGGCACAGATATCCTGCCCTGGCACTAGGGGATGGGCTCACCAACCTCTCTGGCACGGTATGGGGACAGGTGACATCCCATCACACCTGGGCTCTGCACATCTGTGAGACCAGCAATCCAGCAAAGCAACCCAGGGGACCATCCAAGGAGCTAATCCCAAAAGCAGGGGCAACTCATGCTCTTGGCAGAGCACAGAAGAGGGGCAAATCCTGGTGGGAATAGACGAGGTCTCCAAATGGCTGCCTACATCTTGGTACCAGCACGTCCTCAGCTGCTGG comes from Haliaeetus albicilla chromosome 8, bHalAlb1.1, whole genome shotgun sequence and encodes:
- the LOC104321662 gene encoding E3 ubiquitin-protein ligase TRIM7; translation: MEREESETLANEVEEMSGRADVTLDPDTANPFLILAGDQRGVGRGDEWSSLPDNPERFDTEPCVLGSQGFTAGRHCWEVEVAKAGDWWAVGVAQESVRRKGVLSFTPQEGIWAVGQWFGQYHAFTDPDWTPLHLACLPRAIQVCLDFTDRQVAFADAENKAPIFAFCLASCPGERLCPWLWVGMDSWLKLCP